In a genomic window of Brassica rapa cultivar Chiifu-401-42 chromosome A10, CAAS_Brap_v3.01, whole genome shotgun sequence:
- the LOC117129290 gene encoding secreted RxLR effector protein 161-like → MDQCKAVSTPLGAHFKLKTPTAIEHKEEEDYMKKIPYQNAVGSIMYSMVGTRPDLAHVVGVVSRFMSKPMREHWQAVKWVMRYIKGSVDTRLSFKKKGDFVVRGYCDSDYAGDLDQSKSTTGMVFTAGGNPVSWRSSLQKVVALSTTEAEYIALSEAVKEGVWLKRFAEELGFPQDTIEVFCDSQSAIALSKNAVFHERTKHVASKYHFIRDLIKVGEVQVLKIATTNNPADIFMCVSCVKH, encoded by the coding sequence ATGGATCAATGCAAAGCAGTTTCCACACCGCTTGGGGCTCATTTCAAGTTAAAGACGCCAACAGCTATAGAACATAAGGAAGAAGAGGATTACATGAAGAAGATTCCTTATCAGAATGCAGTGGGTAGTATAATGTATTCGATGGTTGGCACTCGTCCTGATTTGGCACATGTGGTTGGTGTAGTCAGCAGGTTTATGTCAAAACCTATGAGAGAACATTGGCAAGCCGTGAAGTGGGTTATGAGATACATCAAAGGTTCAGTTGATACCAGGTTAAGTTTTAAGAAGAAGGGAGACTTCGTTGTTCGAGGTTATTGTGATTCAGATTACGCTGGTGATCTAGATCAAAGTAAGTCAACAACTGGTATGGTGTTTACAGCAGGAGGCAATCCAGTGAGTTGGAGGTCATCGCTTCAAAAGGTTGTGGCACTTTCCACTACTGAGGCAGAATATATTGCGCTTTCAGAAGCCGTGAAAGAAGGAGTGTGGTTGAAGCGTTTTGCGGAAGAATTGGGTTTTCCACAGGATACTATTGAAGTGTTTTGTGATTCTCAAAGTGCCATTGCTCTTTCTAAAAACGCTGTGTTTCACGAAAGGACGAAGCATGTAGCTAGCAAGTATCATTTCATCAGAGATCTGATTAAGGTGGGAGAAGTTCAGGTCCTGAAGATAGCTACAACCAACAATCCAGCTgatatttttatgtgtgtaAGCTGCGTGAAGCATTAA
- the LOC117129291 gene encoding uncharacterized protein LOC117129291, whose protein sequence is MSTVKEKLNHTVKDVNHWRWRRGYEAKFSTQETWLLLREPSAHCSWAKGVWFAKGTPKFGFITWLVVLNKLATMDRVSSLNPSVDATCVLCKAAVESRDHLFFECSYSAQLWKHLTLGILRGTYSSSWSAMVSLISGSIKGKIRAFCIRYSFQVAVYSLWRERNSIRHGEKPKAISLMKKLVDKEVKNKLSLLSRQRRRGMEGSLQY, encoded by the coding sequence ATGAGTACAGTTAAGGAGAAGCTGAATCATACCGTCAAGGAtgtaaaccattggagatggagAAGAGGTTATGAAGCTAAGTTCTCGACCCAAGAAACCTGGCTGCTTCTCCGAGAACCTTCTGCACATTGCTCCTGGGCAAAAGGAGTTTGGTTTGCTAAAGGGACGCCAAAATTTGGGTTTATCACTTGGCTAGTGGTGTTGAATAAATTGGCTACTATGGATAGGGTATCCTCTTTGAATCCTAGTGTTGATGCGACTTGTGTTCTCTGCAAAGCTGCAGTGGAGTCTAGagatcatttattttttgagtGTTCTTACTCTGCTCAGCTCTGGAAACACTTAACCCTTGGGATTCTTCGGGGTACTTACTCTTCCTCCTGGTCTGCTATGGTTTCGCTGATTTCAGGAAGTATCAAGGGGAAGATAAGAGCATTTTGTATCAGATACTCATTTCAAGTGGCTGTTTACTCTTTATGGAGGGAGAGAAATAGCATAAGACATGGGGAGAAGCCGAAGGCTATTTCATTAATGAAGAAGCTGGTTGATAAAGAAGTAAAGAACAAGCTCAGCTTACTTAGTagacaaagaagaagaggaatGGAGGGGAGTTTACAATATTAG